One genomic window of Pseudomonas aeruginosa includes the following:
- the ispH gene encoding 4-hydroxy-3-methylbut-2-enyl diphosphate reductase, which produces MQIKLANPRGFCAGVDRAIEIVNRALDVFGPPIYVRHEVVHNKFVVDNLRQRGAIFVEELDQVPNNVIVIFSAHGVSQAVRKEAEGRGLKVFDATCPLVTKVHMEVVRYSRDGHECVLIGHEGHPEVEGTMGQYDASNGGAIYLVEDEADVAALEVRKPEALHYVTQTTLSMDDTSKVIDALRAKFPQIQGPRKNDICYATQNRQDAVKELADQCDMVLVVGSPNSSNSNRLRELAERMGTPAYLIDGAEDMQRGWFDGVRRIGITAGASAPEVLVRGVIAQLREWGASEEQELEGREENITFSMPKELRVKAL; this is translated from the coding sequence ATGCAAATCAAACTCGCCAATCCCCGCGGCTTCTGCGCCGGCGTGGATCGCGCCATCGAGATCGTCAACCGTGCCCTCGATGTCTTCGGTCCGCCGATCTACGTGCGTCACGAGGTGGTGCACAACAAGTTCGTCGTGGACAACCTGCGCCAGCGCGGCGCCATCTTCGTCGAGGAACTCGATCAGGTGCCGAACAACGTCATCGTCATCTTCAGCGCCCACGGCGTTTCCCAGGCGGTCCGCAAGGAAGCCGAGGGGCGCGGCCTGAAGGTTTTCGACGCGACCTGCCCGCTGGTGACCAAAGTGCACATGGAAGTGGTGCGCTACAGCCGCGACGGCCACGAATGCGTGCTGATCGGGCATGAAGGGCACCCCGAGGTGGAAGGCACCATGGGCCAGTACGATGCCAGCAACGGTGGTGCCATCTACCTAGTGGAGGACGAGGCCGACGTCGCCGCGCTGGAGGTGCGCAAGCCCGAAGCCCTGCACTACGTGACCCAGACGACCCTGTCGATGGACGACACCTCGAAGGTCATCGATGCCCTGCGCGCCAAGTTCCCGCAGATCCAGGGACCGCGCAAGAACGACATCTGCTATGCCACCCAGAACCGCCAGGATGCCGTGAAGGAACTGGCCGACCAGTGCGACATGGTCCTGGTGGTGGGCAGCCCCAACAGTTCCAACTCCAACCGCCTGCGCGAACTCGCCGAGCGGATGGGCACGCCGGCCTACCTGATCGACGGCGCCGAGGACATGCAACGCGGCTGGTTCGACGGTGTGCGTCGCATCGGAATCACCGCAGGCGCTTCCGCGCCGGAAGTGCTGGTGCGCGGCGTGATCGCCCAGCTACGCGAGTGGGGGGCGTCGGAGGAGCAGGAACTGGAGGGGCGGGAGGAGAACATTACCTTCTCGATGCCCAAGGAACTGCGGGTCAAGGCTTTGTGA
- the fkpB gene encoding FKBP-type peptidyl-prolyl cis-trans isomerase, producing the protein MAESTRIGQESRVTLHFALKLEDGNVVDSTFDKQPASFKVGDGNLLPGFEQALFGLKAGDKRTLSILPEQGFGQPNPQNVQIMPRDQFQDMELAEGLLVIFNDAAKTELPGVVKAFDEQQVTVDFNHPLAGKTLAFEVEIIDVQPA; encoded by the coding sequence ATGGCTGAGTCGACCCGCATTGGCCAGGAGAGCCGCGTCACCCTGCATTTCGCCCTCAAGCTGGAGGACGGCAACGTCGTCGACAGCACCTTCGACAAGCAGCCGGCCTCGTTCAAGGTCGGCGACGGCAACCTGCTGCCGGGCTTCGAACAGGCGCTGTTCGGCTTGAAGGCTGGCGACAAGCGCACCCTGAGCATTCTTCCCGAGCAGGGTTTCGGCCAGCCGAATCCGCAGAACGTGCAGATCATGCCGCGCGACCAGTTCCAGGACATGGAGCTGGCCGAGGGCCTGCTGGTGATCTTCAACGACGCGGCCAAGACCGAACTGCCGGGCGTGGTCAAGGCGTTCGATGAGCAGCAGGTTACCGTCGACTTCAATCATCCGCTGGCCGGCAAGACCCTGGCCTTCGAAGTCGAGATCATCGACGTCCAGCCGGCCTGA
- the lspA gene encoding signal peptidase II, with product MPDVDRFGRLPWLWITVLVFVLDQVSKAFFQAELSMYQQIVVIPDLFSWTLAYNTGAAFSFLADSSGWQRWLFALIAIVVSAILVVWLKRLKKGETWLAIALALVLGGALGNLYDRMVLGHVVDFILVHWQNRWYFPAFNLADSAITVGAVMLALDMFRSKKSGEAAHG from the coding sequence ATGCCTGACGTCGATCGTTTCGGGCGCTTGCCCTGGTTGTGGATCACCGTGCTGGTGTTCGTCCTCGACCAGGTCAGCAAGGCGTTCTTCCAGGCCGAACTGAGCATGTACCAGCAGATCGTGGTGATCCCTGATCTGTTCAGCTGGACCCTGGCCTACAACACCGGTGCCGCCTTCAGCTTCCTGGCCGACAGCTCGGGCTGGCAGCGCTGGCTGTTCGCCCTGATCGCCATCGTCGTCAGCGCGATCCTGGTGGTCTGGCTGAAACGCCTGAAGAAAGGCGAGACCTGGTTGGCCATCGCCCTGGCGCTGGTGCTCGGTGGCGCCCTGGGCAACCTCTACGACCGCATGGTTCTTGGCCACGTGGTGGACTTCATCCTGGTGCACTGGCAGAACCGCTGGTACTTCCCGGCGTTCAACCTGGCCGATAGCGCCATCACCGTCGGCGCCGTCATGCTGGCGCTCGACATGTTCAGATCGAAGAAATCCGGAGAAGCCGCCCATGGCTGA